TCGGGCGAAAGTTTGGTATCGTAAGTGATGAAAATGGAACTCACCGTATCTGAACCTTTTTTCATTTGCTGCAAAGTGGTGATGGGAACGGTAATCACCCGTTCTTCGAAATCGCCTCCATCATCCGAAAACACACCGATAACTTTAAAAAAGGTGCCATTGATGTCGAGATCTTTTCCAACGGGACTTCCATCTTTAATGAGATCGCGCTGAACCATTCTGCCAATTACGGCTACGTTTTGCTTGAGACTGAGATCTCTGTTGTTGAGATAGCGGCCTTCTGTAAGTTTACGGTTTTCAATAATTACTTCCTCAGGATTCGCACCGCTGATCTGGTAACTTCCGCTTTCTTTGCCGTATTTCACGGTCATATTGGTCGAATATCTCGGGGTGGAACTTTCCATTTTGGCAGGATCAGATTTTACAGTCTGCTCGTAGTCATCATTTTTAAGGATAATCTGTCGGTCAGACTGCAGTCCGCCATACGCGATGGTGGTTTTTCCGGTGAATATTGATATTAAATTGGAAGCATCGCGGGTAAAACCTTCGGTAAAAGCATTTTTTAGCCCGGTTCCGATTCCGAAAAGCACGATGAAAATAAAAAGACCCAAGGCCACCGTAAATCCCGAAAGTACCGTCCGCAAAAGGTTATTGCGAATTGACTCAAAAATTTCTCTCCATCGGTCTAAATCAAACATGCTGTTGTATTTGGATTAAGCGAGAACGCGTTGGGTAATAAATTCGTCACTTTCGATGATTCCGTCCTTTAAAATCACGTTTCTTTTGGTTTCAGCAGCAACATCGGGTTCGTGGGTAACTACAATGATGGTTTTTCCTTCGCGGTTGATTTCCTGAAGCAGTTTCATAATATCATAAGTAGTTTTAGAATCCAAGGCTCCGGTAGGTTCATCTGCAAGAATGATTTTTGGATCTGTAATCAATGCTCTTGCAATGGCAACCCTTTGTTTCTGGCCACCCGACAGTTCATTCGGCAGGTGAGTTGCCCATTCGGCAAGGCCTACTTTTTCCAGATATTCCAGAGCTCTTTGATTACGCTCTTTGCGTGAAACATTCTGATAGTAAAGTGGCAATGCAACATTCTCGAGTGCGGTTTTGTAACCGATCAGGTTGAAGGACTGGAAAATAAATCCTAAAAATTTGCTTCGATATTCCGCAGCCTTAACTTCAGATAAATCCTCGATCGGAATCCCGTCCAGATTATAAACTCCGGTATCTTTTTCATCCAGAATCCCTATAATATTAAGGAGTGTAGATTTTCCGGAGCCCGAACTTCCCATAATCGAAACGAATTCTCCCTCGCCAATGCTTAGGTTTATTCCTTTCAGAACGTGAAGTTTGCTCTTTCCTGTATCGTAAGATTTATGTAAGTCCTTTATTACTACCATGAATCGGTGGGATTAGTTTTAAAGATAAGTAGAAAAAAGTATTTGTTTGTTACAACCGGCTTTTATCTTTTCTGGAAAGTTGCTGTTTAACTATTAAAGACTTTTATATCGTATTTTTTTATCGGGTGTTTAATGTAAAGAGGCCTGTGATATCGTGTTTCACTTATCAGTCTCTGCAAAATCACTAACAGCGCAAGGTCTGTGTGATTGTGGAAAACTTTTACCGCTTAAAGTCAGACTTTTAATTTTTATCGCTTTCAGTATCACATTCTATTCTATACTTTTGTGATTCACGCTTAGAAAAACATTTAACATTAATTTTAAACAATTCTGCTTCGTAACAAATTGGCAAACAATGGGTTATGATTGTAGGGTTTTGCTGAAGTTTTACGGTAATTCATTTATAAATTCAATCTGATATGGGAATTTTTGACAAAAGAGTAAGTTATAAACCGTTCGAATATCCGGAGGTTCTGCAATTTGTAGAAGCGATAAACAAGTCATTTTGGGTACATTCTGAAGTAGATTTTACGGCAGATGTACAGGATTTTCAGTCCCAGCTTGAGCCGCACGAAAAAAACGCGATTAAAAATGCTCTTTTAGCGATTGCCCAAATCGAGGTTTCTGTTAAAACCTTCTGGGGAAACCTTTACAATCATATGCCGAAGCCGGAACTCAACGGTTTGGGTTCTACTTTTGCGGAATGCGAATTCCGTCAT
The window above is part of the Kaistella faecalis genome. Proteins encoded here:
- a CDS encoding ABC transporter ATP-binding protein; this encodes MVVIKDLHKSYDTGKSKLHVLKGINLSIGEGEFVSIMGSSGSGKSTLLNIIGILDEKDTGVYNLDGIPIEDLSEVKAAEYRSKFLGFIFQSFNLIGYKTALENVALPLYYQNVSRKERNQRALEYLEKVGLAEWATHLPNELSGGQKQRVAIARALITDPKIILADEPTGALDSKTTYDIMKLLQEINREGKTIIVVTHEPDVAAETKRNVILKDGIIESDEFITQRVLA
- a CDS encoding ABC transporter permease; the encoded protein is MFDLDRWREIFESIRNNLLRTVLSGFTVALGLFIFIVLFGIGTGLKNAFTEGFTRDASNLISIFTGKTTIAYGGLQSDRQIILKNDDYEQTVKSDPAKMESSTPRYSTNMTVKYGKESGSYQISGANPEEVIIENRKLTEGRYLNNRDLSLKQNVAVIGRMVQRDLIKDGSPVGKDLDINGTFFKVIGVFSDDGGDFEERVITVPITTLQQMKKGSDTVSSIFITYDTKLSPDEAIKYGDQLQKELKAKNKVSPDDENAIIVRNNAKNMGDTIQFLFIITLIVGFIGMGTLLAGIIGISNIMVYIVKERTQEIGVRKAIGAKPGSIVALIMQESVVITVISGFIGVGLGVLSLALIGDSLEKFFIKDPSVGWGLIIVAFISLVISGLVAGFVPAYRASRIKPIEALRSE